The DNA window GGGCGCGCGAGTACATGTCCAGCCCTCCGGGAGGGCTGGGAAGTGCTGCGGGGTGAGCGGCCGAGCGGATTGGTGGGAGCGCTTCCACGAAGAGGCACTGCCGTCTTCGCGACGAGACCGCACAGACCGGGCAGTCCTCCAGGCGGCGGAAAGAGACACAGCAATCGACGCCGGGACATATCAAGCCAGCACATCTCCCAGGCGTCAAGGCTTCCTGTCAAGTTGGCCGAACCGCCACCCGGGCGCCACCGAGGCCGCGTACCACCCCCTTGACAGCGGGTGAAGCCGTGCCCTTTTTGGGAGCGCTCCCATAAATTGCCCGCGCTGCGCCCCGCCGCTCGTCTACGCTGGCGGGCCTGAGCACGGCGGGAAGCGGTGCTCACCGTGCGGCAGGAGATCACCCACCTGCCAGGGCGCACAGGGCGCACAGGGCGCACAGGGCGAACCCCGGTACGGCTGCGGTCACGCAAGGTCAAGCAGCTGCTCGTAGAAGCCGCCGAAGCCGCGTTCCCGGTCGACCAGGTGCAGTTCCAGGATCCAGTGGCAGACCCGGCCGGCGCGGTCGGTGCGGCGCAGCGGGGTGTGGTTCTCGGGGGTGATGTAGGACTCGGCCTTGGCGCCGTCGTTGGTCTCGTGGGGGAACTCGCCGACGAGGTGGCCGGTGTGCCAGATGCCGATGGTCCAGCCGGCTTCGGTGGCGAGCCGTTCGACCTCGGCGTAGAGCTGGGCGCCGGTGATGTCGGGGTCGGCGGCGAAGAAGGCGCGGCCGGCGTCGAAGATGCGCGGGAGGTCGTGCTGGAGGCGGTGCTTGCCGGGGTCGTCGCCGAAGACATAGGTGCGGCCGAAGTCGGCTTCGTACTCCTCGAAGATGGGGCCGAAGTCGGCGAAGGCGATGTCGTCGGGGGCGATGACGCGGTCGGGCGGGTTCTCCTTGTACGGCGCGAGGGTGTTGGGGCCGGAGCGGATGATGCGCTTGTGCCAGTGCTTGGTGGTGCCGAACATCTCGTTGGCCAGGTCGCGGATCCGGTCGCTGACCTCCCGCTCGCCGGCGCCGGGGGCGACCAGGCCGCGCGCCTCGACCTCGGCGAACAGGGCTACCGCTTTCTCCTGTGCCGCCACCAGGCCCTCGGCCCGCTGGGTTTCACGCTCGTGGGATGCCTCGACTGCCATGTCGGACGACCTCTCCTTCGGGTGATGATGCCGGGGTCAGGACCAGAGCGAGTGGCGCTGCCATGCCTCGCCCTCGCGCTCATACCGTAGGCGGGTGTGCACCCGGCTCTTCGCGGCCTGGAAGAACTCGACCGGCTCCGACAGCCAGGCGACAGACAACTCCACGGGCTCGGTCGGCGTGGCAGCCGGGTCGAACTCCGCCGGCGGCCCGGAGAACACGTCCAGCCC is part of the Peterkaempfera bronchialis genome and encodes:
- a CDS encoding M24 family metallopeptidase; amino-acid sequence: MAVEASHERETQRAEGLVAAQEKAVALFAEVEARGLVAPGAGEREVSDRIRDLANEMFGTTKHWHKRIIRSGPNTLAPYKENPPDRVIAPDDIAFADFGPIFEEYEADFGRTYVFGDDPGKHRLQHDLPRIFDAGRAFFAADPDITGAQLYAEVERLATEAGWTIGIWHTGHLVGEFPHETNDGAKAESYITPENHTPLRRTDRAGRVCHWILELHLVDRERGFGGFYEQLLDLA
- a CDS encoding pyridoxine 5'-phosphate oxidase C-terminal domain-containing protein → MAERGRAVAGVRSGSGVRTWLRGLDVFSGPPAEFDPAATPTEPVELSVAWLSEPVEFFQAAKSRVHTRLRYEREGEAWQRHSLWS